The Deltaproteobacteria bacterium genome has a segment encoding these proteins:
- a CDS encoding extracellular solute-binding protein, with the protein MHCGTRILSLLFFLLALAPLPVSAQTETIEELYKKALKEGGVLNCYCSLAQINAEIIYPLFEKRFPGIKINHVDATSDKLAARVITEARGGRVIADVVEFGLEDINKIQAQGLILDRAPPEAADYPANLRGSYWSANNLIFFVGAWNTAQVKKDEEPKFLDDFGDPRWKGRLIAEPRDYEVLIALMHKHKSLEKASAVLARIAANNVEFHRGHSQLAELIVAGQAAACFTCYSHHYPARMRKGAPVNYMLSEGAAGIIAVAVLKAAPSPNTAWLFARWAASEEDQKVYAHGGRTPAHPKVEPTEKIRPATIYPVGVEDIKDFSRYEKIWKEIFKLR; encoded by the coding sequence ATGCATTGCGGAACTAGAATTCTCTCGCTGTTATTTTTTCTATTGGCGCTCGCGCCGCTGCCAGTTTCGGCCCAGACCGAGACGATCGAAGAGCTTTATAAGAAAGCGCTCAAGGAAGGGGGCGTGCTCAACTGTTATTGCTCGCTGGCACAGATCAACGCGGAAATTATCTACCCGCTCTTTGAAAAGCGTTTTCCGGGCATCAAGATCAACCATGTCGATGCCACTTCCGATAAGCTCGCGGCGCGCGTGATTACCGAAGCTCGCGGCGGTCGAGTGATCGCCGACGTGGTGGAGTTCGGCCTCGAGGATATCAATAAGATCCAGGCTCAAGGGCTAATTTTGGATAGGGCGCCGCCGGAGGCCGCCGACTATCCGGCCAATCTGCGCGGTTCCTACTGGTCGGCGAATAACCTGATTTTCTTTGTCGGGGCGTGGAATACCGCCCAGGTGAAGAAAGACGAAGAGCCCAAGTTTTTGGATGATTTCGGCGATCCGCGCTGGAAGGGCCGGCTCATTGCCGAGCCGCGCGACTACGAAGTTTTGATCGCCCTCATGCACAAGCATAAGAGTTTGGAAAAGGCCAGTGCCGTGTTGGCTCGGATCGCCGCTAATAACGTCGAATTTCACCGCGGACACTCGCAGTTGGCCGAGCTGATCGTGGCGGGGCAGGCCGCAGCTTGTTTTACTTGCTACTCGCACCACTACCCCGCGCGGATGAGAAAGGGCGCGCCGGTTAATTATATGTTGTCAGAGGGCGCCGCCGGCATTATCGCCGTGGCGGTGCTCAAAGCCGCACCGAGTCCGAACACCGCATGGTTGTTTGCCCGCTGGGCGGCCTCCGAAGAAGATCAAAAGGTTTACGCCCACGGCGGGCGCACGCCGGCGCATCCCAAAGTCGAGCCCACGGAAAAGATTCGCCCGGCAACGATTTATCCGGTTGGCGTCGAAGATATCAAGGATTTTTCTAGGTACGAAAAGATCTGGAAGGAAATTTTCAAACTGCGATGA
- a CDS encoding NAD(P)-dependent oxidoreductase: MANKGILITGGSGLVGAYAVQMLLARGERPVIFDVALNERLLSAVGVDTSKVTLIRGDMADMPALISAIRDNDCDQIIHLAAFLGEEVQRRPYSGVRLNFMGTINVFEAARLEKVRRVVFPSSGTVYLGSLGEGLKQIDESIPMNPPSVYAATKASCEFMGRAYAKRYGFEFICLRYTGGLYGPSPAALKATREIAIQQMIRAAVKGESAKINWPYGPAEILYGKDAAKGTVLAVCKDKFKDTLFHIGNADLVSGEDIVAAIRQKFPGSNIEIVKTNNPMPYPDSRLSSDFSRAKEQLGYEPDYPIDKAVADYGATLKKLENL; this comes from the coding sequence ATGGCCAATAAAGGAATTCTTATCACCGGTGGTTCCGGTCTCGTTGGGGCCTATGCGGTGCAGATGTTGCTGGCGCGCGGCGAGCGGCCGGTTATTTTCGACGTCGCCCTCAACGAACGGTTGCTCAGTGCCGTCGGCGTCGACACCAGCAAGGTAACGTTAATCCGCGGCGACATGGCCGACATGCCGGCGCTGATTTCAGCCATCCGCGACAACGATTGCGATCAAATTATTCATCTCGCGGCGTTTCTCGGCGAAGAAGTGCAGCGTCGGCCGTACAGCGGCGTGCGCCTCAACTTCATGGGCACGATCAATGTTTTCGAAGCCGCGCGCCTGGAAAAAGTCCGCCGCGTGGTGTTTCCCAGCTCTGGGACGGTTTACCTGGGCTCGCTAGGCGAAGGGTTGAAACAGATCGACGAGAGTATCCCGATGAATCCTCCGTCGGTCTACGCCGCCACCAAGGCGAGCTGCGAATTCATGGGGCGCGCTTACGCCAAGCGCTACGGCTTCGAATTTATCTGCCTGCGTTATACCGGCGGGCTTTACGGTCCGTCGCCGGCGGCGCTCAAGGCGACCCGCGAGATCGCCATCCAGCAAATGATTCGCGCCGCGGTGAAAGGGGAGTCAGCGAAGATCAACTGGCCTTACGGTCCGGCGGAAATTCTTTATGGCAAAGACGCCGCCAAGGGCACCGTGTTGGCGGTCTGCAAAGACAAGTTCAAAGACACGCTGTTTCACATCGGCAACGCCGACTTGGTGAGCGGCGAGGACATCGTCGCGGCGATCCGGCAGAAATTTCCCGGCTCCAACATCGAGATCGTCAAAACCAACAATCCCATGCCTTATCCAGATTCGCGCCTATCGAGCGATTTTTCCCGAGCCAAGGAACAGTTGGGCTATGAACCGGACTATCCCATCGACAAAGCCGTCGCGGACTACGGCGCGACGCTCAAAAAACTCGAAAATCTGTAA